A single region of the Raphanus sativus cultivar WK10039 chromosome 1, ASM80110v3, whole genome shotgun sequence genome encodes:
- the LOC108816561 gene encoding regulator of nonsense transcripts UPF3 isoform X2, translating to MMKDPIAKRKVVVRHLPPSLSESDLLSQIDSRFGDRYYWFSFRPGKSNYKSQKHSRAYFGFKAPEDVYDFAAFFNGHVFVNDKGAQFKAIVEYAPSQRVPKPCDKKDPREGSITKDPDYLEFLKLISQPVENLPSAEIQLERREAELSGASKSAPIVTPLMEFIRQKRASVIGSQGLLDGRRGGRRARAVSANKPSSRPTKRNSEKKKYVEKDNSKGVGSSKQDYNQANSSGKDIPATETASVMDSSLPGISLTMDSGKKKILLLKKDRDNPVEQQMEANLSGSSSTSRQNQKIDVGGRLIKGILRRNETRPSQASSFVQPEERVEPTEAENSKRPPRPSNTRAGKDYHVSGTNSEKLERRARNKDRPDRVVWAPRRADGSNISEDQPTSSAANNGEVVNSSGGHTLENGSARHSSRRSGARNRKEDGFAMTIEGKTPRRGGGGGGGGPSSHEKQKWIQKSSSGT from the exons ATGATGAAGGACCCTATAGCGAAGAGGAAGGTGGTGGTAAGGCACTTGCCGCCTTCTCTTTCTGAGTCCGATCTCTTATCCCAAATCGACTCTCGTTTCGGTGATCGTTACTATTGGTTCTCCTTTCGTCCTGGCAAGTCCAA CTATAAAAGTCAGAAGCATTCACGGGCCTACTTTGGTTTCAAGGCACCAGAAGATGTTTATGACTTTGCTGCCTTTTTCAACGGCCATGTCTTTGTTAATGACAAGg GTGCTCAGTTCAAGGCCATAGTTGAATATGCGCCTTCACAGCGTGTCCCCAAACCATGTGACAAGAAAGATCCTCGTGAAGGCTCTATTACCAAAGACCCTGATTATCTTGAATTCCTTAAGCTTATTTCTCAACCTGTCGAGAATCTCCCCAGTGCTGAAATCCAGTTGGAGAGGAGAGAAGCTGAGCTGTCTG GTGCTTCAAAATCGGCTCCCATTGTTACTCCTCTTATGGAATTCATACGTCAAAAACGTGCTTCTGTGATTGGATCCCAG GGTTTATTGGATGGTCGAAGAGGAGGCAGAAGAGCCAGAGCAGTCTCTGCAAACAAGCCAAGTTCGAGACCTACGAAACGAAActctgaaaagaaaaag TATGTGGAAAAAGACAATTCAAAAGGTGTGGGCAGCTCCAAGCAAGATTACAATCAGGCAAATTCAAGTGGAAAAGACATACCAGCAACTGAAACTG CCTCTGTCATGGATAGCTCTCTCCCAGGGATTTCATTGACTATGGATTCTGGGAAGAAAAAGATCTTGCTCCTGAAAAAAGACCGTGACAACCCTGTT GAACAGCAGATGGAAGCTAATCTTTCCGGAAGCTCTTCGACTTCAAGGCAGAATCAGAAGATTGATGTTGGTGGGAGGTTGATCAAGGGAATACTTCGGAGAAATGAGACGCGGCCTAGCCAGGCTTCATCTTTTGTCCAGCCTGAGGAAAGAGTGGAACCCACAGAAGCAGAAAACTCCAAGCGTCCTCCTCGGCCATCCAACACTCGAGCAG GGAAAGATTATCATGTTTCTGGTACCAACAGTGAAAAGCTAGAGAGGCGTGCAAGAAACAAGGACAGACCTGATCGTGTTGTGTGGGCTCCTCGCCGGGCTGATGGTTCCAATATCAGCGAGGATCAACCGACATCTTCAGCAG CAAACAATGGAGAAGTGGTGAACTCCTCTGGTGGACACACTCTCGAGAATG GTTCTGCTAGACATTCTAGTCGCCGTAGTGGAGCTCGCAATAGAAAAGAAGACGGCTTTGCCATGACTATTGAGGGTAAAACACCCCggagaggtggtggtggtggtggtgggggtCCCAGTTCACATGAG AAGCAAAAGTGGATCCAAAAATCATCATCCGGTACTTGA
- the LOC108812523 gene encoding immune-associated nucleotide-binding protein 9 — protein sequence MSLLKMGGDLMEDDWEFASSSNPTRTLVLVGRTGNGKSATGNSILGTKAFRSRVSTLGVTTTCESHRVTQDDGQVINVVDTPGLFDVSMAAAFICKEIVRCMTLAEDGIHAVLLVFSVRGRLSEEEKSALYHLQTLFGSKIADYMIIVFTGGDELEENEETLEEYLAQACPEFLKEMLELCDNRMVLFDNKTKDKRKKAAQVQKLLSHVDSISRKNNGKPFTDELFHELQEEAIKLRDQKKEVESLKGYSKDEISELKKQIEISYDRQLNRITDMVETKLRETAKRLEKQLGEEQAARLEAEKRANEAQKRSSDEIKKLRENLEKAEKETKELQKKLGKCINL from the exons ATGAGTTTGTTGAAGATGGGTGGAGATTTGATGGAAGATGATTGGGAATTTGCTTCTTCCTCAAACCCTACTCGAACCCTAGTTCTTGTGGGCCGTACTGGAAACGGAAAGAGTGCAACAGGGAACAGCATCCTTGGGACAAAAGCCTTTAGGTCGAGAGTTAGTACTCTAGGAGTGACAACCACATGCGAGTCACATAGAGTTACTCAAGATGATGGCCAGGTCATCAATGTCGTTGATACTCCTG GTCTGTTTGATGTGTCGATGGCAGCTGCTTTTATCTGTAAAGAAATTGTGAGATGCATGACTTTGGCTGAAGATGGGATCCATGCTGTTCTGTTGGTGTTCTCTGTGAGGGGTCGGCTTTCCGAGGAGGAGAAATCTGCTCTCTATCACTTGCAAACTCTGTTTGGTAGTAAAATCGCTGATTATATGATCATTGTGTTCACTGGTGGTGATGAGCTGGAAGAGAATGAAGAGACGTTGGAGGAGTATTTGGCTCAGGCTTGCCCTGAGTTTCTGAAA GAGATGCTTGAGCTATGTGACAATCGAATGGTACTGTTTGATAACAAGACTAAGGATAAGCGCAAGAAAGCTGCGCAAGTTCAGAAGCTCCTCTCACATGTTGATTCCATCTCCAGAAAGAACAATGGAAAACCGTTTACAGATGAATTGTTCCATGAACTTCAG GAAGAAGCTATCAAGCTACGTGACCAGAAGAAGGAGGTTGAATCGCTCAAGGGTTATTCAAAGGATGAGATATCTGAGCTCAAGAAGCAAATAGAGATATCATATGACCGACAGCTTAATCGTATCACAGATATG GTGGAGACAAAGCTGAGAGAAACGGCAAAGAGGCTGGAGAAGCAGCTAGGTGAAGAACAAGCAGCAAGACTTGAAGCGGAGAAGAGGGCAAATGAAGCTCAGAAACGGTCGAGCGATGAGATAAAGAAGCTGAGAGAGAATCTGGAGAAAGCagagaaagaaacaaaggaACTCCAGAAAAAACTTGGAAAGTGCATCAATCTGTGA
- the LOC108816561 gene encoding regulator of nonsense transcripts UPF3 isoform X1 — translation MMKDPIAKRKVVVRHLPPSLSESDLLSQIDSRFGDRYYWFSFRPGKSNYKSQKHSRAYFGFKAPEDVYDFAAFFNGHVFVNDKGAQFKAIVEYAPSQRVPKPCDKKDPREGSITKDPDYLEFLKLISQPVENLPSAEIQLERREAELSGASKSAPIVTPLMEFIRQKRASVIGSQGLLDGRRGGRRARAVSANKPSSRPTKRNSEKKKYVEKDNSKGVGSSKQDYNQANSSGKDIPATETASVMDSSLPGISLTMDSGKKKILLLKKDRDNPVNTPPQQEQQMEANLSGSSSTSRQNQKIDVGGRLIKGILRRNETRPSQASSFVQPEERVEPTEAENSKRPPRPSNTRAGKDYHVSGTNSEKLERRARNKDRPDRVVWAPRRADGSNISEDQPTSSAANNGEVVNSSGGHTLENGSARHSSRRSGARNRKEDGFAMTIEGKTPRRGGGGGGGGPSSHEKQKWIQKSSSGT, via the exons ATGATGAAGGACCCTATAGCGAAGAGGAAGGTGGTGGTAAGGCACTTGCCGCCTTCTCTTTCTGAGTCCGATCTCTTATCCCAAATCGACTCTCGTTTCGGTGATCGTTACTATTGGTTCTCCTTTCGTCCTGGCAAGTCCAA CTATAAAAGTCAGAAGCATTCACGGGCCTACTTTGGTTTCAAGGCACCAGAAGATGTTTATGACTTTGCTGCCTTTTTCAACGGCCATGTCTTTGTTAATGACAAGg GTGCTCAGTTCAAGGCCATAGTTGAATATGCGCCTTCACAGCGTGTCCCCAAACCATGTGACAAGAAAGATCCTCGTGAAGGCTCTATTACCAAAGACCCTGATTATCTTGAATTCCTTAAGCTTATTTCTCAACCTGTCGAGAATCTCCCCAGTGCTGAAATCCAGTTGGAGAGGAGAGAAGCTGAGCTGTCTG GTGCTTCAAAATCGGCTCCCATTGTTACTCCTCTTATGGAATTCATACGTCAAAAACGTGCTTCTGTGATTGGATCCCAG GGTTTATTGGATGGTCGAAGAGGAGGCAGAAGAGCCAGAGCAGTCTCTGCAAACAAGCCAAGTTCGAGACCTACGAAACGAAActctgaaaagaaaaag TATGTGGAAAAAGACAATTCAAAAGGTGTGGGCAGCTCCAAGCAAGATTACAATCAGGCAAATTCAAGTGGAAAAGACATACCAGCAACTGAAACTG CCTCTGTCATGGATAGCTCTCTCCCAGGGATTTCATTGACTATGGATTCTGGGAAGAAAAAGATCTTGCTCCTGAAAAAAGACCGTGACAACCCTGTT AATACTCCACCACAACAGGAACAGCAGATGGAAGCTAATCTTTCCGGAAGCTCTTCGACTTCAAGGCAGAATCAGAAGATTGATGTTGGTGGGAGGTTGATCAAGGGAATACTTCGGAGAAATGAGACGCGGCCTAGCCAGGCTTCATCTTTTGTCCAGCCTGAGGAAAGAGTGGAACCCACAGAAGCAGAAAACTCCAAGCGTCCTCCTCGGCCATCCAACACTCGAGCAG GGAAAGATTATCATGTTTCTGGTACCAACAGTGAAAAGCTAGAGAGGCGTGCAAGAAACAAGGACAGACCTGATCGTGTTGTGTGGGCTCCTCGCCGGGCTGATGGTTCCAATATCAGCGAGGATCAACCGACATCTTCAGCAG CAAACAATGGAGAAGTGGTGAACTCCTCTGGTGGACACACTCTCGAGAATG GTTCTGCTAGACATTCTAGTCGCCGTAGTGGAGCTCGCAATAGAAAAGAAGACGGCTTTGCCATGACTATTGAGGGTAAAACACCCCggagaggtggtggtggtggtggtgggggtCCCAGTTCACATGAG AAGCAAAAGTGGATCCAAAAATCATCATCCGGTACTTGA
- the LOC108816561 gene encoding regulator of nonsense transcripts UPF3 isoform X3, whose product MMKDPIAKRKVVVRHLPPSLSESDLLSQIDSRFGDRYYWFSFRPGKSNYKSQKHSRAYFGFKAPEDVYDFAAFFNGHVFVNDKGAQFKAIVEYAPSQRVPKPCDKKDPREGSITKDPDYLEFLKLISQPVENLPSAEIQLERREAELSGASKSAPIVTPLMEFIRQKRASVIGSQGLLDGRRGGRRARAVSANKPSSRPTKRNSEKKKYVEKDNSKGVGSSKQDYNQANSSGKDIPATETASVMDSSLPGISLTMDSGKKKILLLKKDRDNPVNTPPQQEQQMEANLSGSSSTSRQNQKIDVGGRLIKGILRRNETRPSQASSFVQPEERVEPTEAENSKRPPRPSNTRAGKDYHVSGTNSEKLERRARNKDRPDRVVWAPRRADGSNISEDQPTSSAGSARHSSRRSGARNRKEDGFAMTIEGKTPRRGGGGGGGGPSSHEKQKWIQKSSSGT is encoded by the exons ATGATGAAGGACCCTATAGCGAAGAGGAAGGTGGTGGTAAGGCACTTGCCGCCTTCTCTTTCTGAGTCCGATCTCTTATCCCAAATCGACTCTCGTTTCGGTGATCGTTACTATTGGTTCTCCTTTCGTCCTGGCAAGTCCAA CTATAAAAGTCAGAAGCATTCACGGGCCTACTTTGGTTTCAAGGCACCAGAAGATGTTTATGACTTTGCTGCCTTTTTCAACGGCCATGTCTTTGTTAATGACAAGg GTGCTCAGTTCAAGGCCATAGTTGAATATGCGCCTTCACAGCGTGTCCCCAAACCATGTGACAAGAAAGATCCTCGTGAAGGCTCTATTACCAAAGACCCTGATTATCTTGAATTCCTTAAGCTTATTTCTCAACCTGTCGAGAATCTCCCCAGTGCTGAAATCCAGTTGGAGAGGAGAGAAGCTGAGCTGTCTG GTGCTTCAAAATCGGCTCCCATTGTTACTCCTCTTATGGAATTCATACGTCAAAAACGTGCTTCTGTGATTGGATCCCAG GGTTTATTGGATGGTCGAAGAGGAGGCAGAAGAGCCAGAGCAGTCTCTGCAAACAAGCCAAGTTCGAGACCTACGAAACGAAActctgaaaagaaaaag TATGTGGAAAAAGACAATTCAAAAGGTGTGGGCAGCTCCAAGCAAGATTACAATCAGGCAAATTCAAGTGGAAAAGACATACCAGCAACTGAAACTG CCTCTGTCATGGATAGCTCTCTCCCAGGGATTTCATTGACTATGGATTCTGGGAAGAAAAAGATCTTGCTCCTGAAAAAAGACCGTGACAACCCTGTT AATACTCCACCACAACAGGAACAGCAGATGGAAGCTAATCTTTCCGGAAGCTCTTCGACTTCAAGGCAGAATCAGAAGATTGATGTTGGTGGGAGGTTGATCAAGGGAATACTTCGGAGAAATGAGACGCGGCCTAGCCAGGCTTCATCTTTTGTCCAGCCTGAGGAAAGAGTGGAACCCACAGAAGCAGAAAACTCCAAGCGTCCTCCTCGGCCATCCAACACTCGAGCAG GGAAAGATTATCATGTTTCTGGTACCAACAGTGAAAAGCTAGAGAGGCGTGCAAGAAACAAGGACAGACCTGATCGTGTTGTGTGGGCTCCTCGCCGGGCTGATGGTTCCAATATCAGCGAGGATCAACCGACATCTTCAGCAG GTTCTGCTAGACATTCTAGTCGCCGTAGTGGAGCTCGCAATAGAAAAGAAGACGGCTTTGCCATGACTATTGAGGGTAAAACACCCCggagaggtggtggtggtggtggtgggggtCCCAGTTCACATGAG AAGCAAAAGTGGATCCAAAAATCATCATCCGGTACTTGA